From the Esox lucius isolate fEsoLuc1 chromosome 21, fEsoLuc1.pri, whole genome shotgun sequence genome, one window contains:
- the LOC105019354 gene encoding myelin P2 protein — MVDKFVGTWKLINSDGFDDYMKILGVGFATRQVGNYIKPNLTFKMDNQGIINVKSESTFKTIEIQFKLDEPFEETTPDGRETMSIFTLENGKLVQKQTWGGKETTIERQIADDGKLIAKCLMGDVVALRTYEKVV, encoded by the exons ATGGTTGACAAGTTCGTGGGGACCTGGAAATTGATAAACAGCGACGGGTTTGATGACTACATGAAAATTCTGG GTGTTGGCTTTGCCACCAGACAGGTTGGAAACTACATCAAGCCCAATCTGACTTTTAAAATGGACAATCAAGGAATTATCAATGTGAAATCTGAGAGCACTTTCAAAACTATTGAGATTCAATTCAAACTCGATGAGCCTTTTGAGGAAACAACCCCTGACGGACGGGAAACAATG TCTATTTTTACTCTTGAAAATGGTAAACTTGTGCAAAAACAGACTTGGGGTGGCAAAGAGACAACCATTGAAAGACAGATAGCTGATGATGGAAAGTTGATAGCG AAATGCTTGATGGGGGATGTAGTTGCGTTGAGGACGTACGAGAAGGTGGTGTGA